The following coding sequences lie in one Helicoverpa zea isolate HzStark_Cry1AcR chromosome 2, ilHelZeax1.1, whole genome shotgun sequence genomic window:
- the LOC124641744 gene encoding kallikrein-7-like — protein MMKTEFIFLHFLVPVVFVFGFITTCAGENVKKSVDENRDDNGETNDESKDESLDIPVENEPNNITCTRRQNSQMHEIQNAAHRQFPFMAAIMSQQNEYLCSGVVVSNGLILTTAHCTQQPLSYILLNTTTDKKDETTVSLHVIKTERFPTFTGTESLKDVGIVYTEKHNSSIATKVTLSNYTNPRNVLDLEGLGFGLNADVGQTKDLQYVGMENRSPEEITDVLRAYFDCVETKVPTCFKDTGGPVLFDKELMGIIIKGTEECSKEMSATYAVNKKMVDILPTYTFKAWLDEKIKKNEEQEQPALAAYPSHPAARSDRELHKMTSSGLRLMATPTYIFTGCVCILALY, from the coding sequence ATGATGAAGACTGAATTCATTTTTCTGCATTTTCTAGTTCCTGTTGTATTTGTATTTGGCTTTATAACGACGTGTGCTGgtgaaaatgtgaaaaaaagtgTGGATGAAAATAGAGACGACAACGGCGAAACAAACGATGAGTCCAAAGATGAATCCTTGGACATCCCCGTTGAAAATGAACCCAACAACATTACCTGTACGAGAAGACAAAATAGTCAAATGCATGAAATACAGAATGCTGCTCACCGACAATTTCCATTCATGGCCGCTATAATGTCTCAACAAAATGAATATTTGTGTTCTGGTGTAGTTGTCTCTAATGGATTGATATTAACAACAGCCCACTGTACTCAACAACCTTTAAGTTACATTCTTTTGAACACTACCACGGATAAGAAAGACGAAACAACTGTTTCACTTCATGTTATAAAAACTGAAAGATTCCCTACTTTTACTGGAACAGAGTCTTTAAAAGACGTTGGTATTGTTTATACGGAGAAACACAACAGTAGCATTGCTACAAAGGTAACTCTCAGCAATTACACAAACCCTCGTAACGTTCTCGATTTAGAAGGATTAGGGTTTGGATTGAATGCTGATGTTGGGCAAACAAAAGACCTTCAGTACGTCGGGATGGAAAATCGGTCTCCGGAGGAAATTACTGATGTTTTAAGAGCATATTTTGATTGCGTTGAAACGAAGGTACCAACTTGTTTCAAAGACACTGGAGGCCCTGTTTTATTTGATAAAGAGCTCATGGGCATTATCATAAAAGGAACAGAAGAATGTTCCAAAGAGATGTCTGCCACGTACGCTGTAAACAAAAAGATGGTAGATATTCTACCAACATATACGTTCAAGGCATGGctggatgaaaaaataaaaaagaatgaaGAGCAAGAGCAACCAGCACTGGCAGCTTATCCTTCCCACCCAGCCGCAAGATCAGATCGGGAACTTCATAAAATGACTAGCTCAGGATTACGACTGATGGCAACTCCAACATATATTTTCACAGGATGTGTATGTATCTTGGCATTGTATTGA
- the LOC124642693 gene encoding uncharacterized protein LOC124642693 isoform X1 → MNRDSPEGGGSTIRGRKSIHEYTISDQAIEIMGRYGIGNPSHQAERDVVDPGVDVVDNVMSKMARQTSPLTIRKKKIPRTNSYPHDEENTDEDSTNVLSKSLPATLPSHLPYSDDSDVEQNYLVKSLSKSRIEDESFQHRLNRSDHSSERQTLRKLSISSEDTAQTQSGNTLRNILIALILGFIAVMIHKMLPNITNSSQDKSTQTVNHDKIIFENNMKNLQEKYNIDDNSILKLKTGISTIFSRMDTGSFMFVYNSKTNNFNAVRFDKFTDEVAFTAARYLRNNIASIQHTVVESADLDMQDHGQLITRYRDDVDRSGVMLVKEIDSVPSQLAMAFHYYCDEYDPVVKRSAIFFTLNMANCSNTAELKSTHAFIEKCLANRWKNLPPENVRPLLTRVVDIVIDVTSVF, encoded by the exons ATGAACAGAGACAGTCCAGAGGGG ggGGGTTCTACAATAAGGGGTAGGAAGAGCATTCATGAGTACACAATTAGTGATCAAGCAATCGAAATAATGGGAAGATATGGCATCGGCAATCCTAGCCACCAGGCTGAGAGAGATGTCGTGGACCCAGGAGTGGATGTGGTCGACAATGTGATGAG CAAAATGGCCCGTCAAACCAGTCCACTAACAAtacgaaagaaaaaaatacctcGAACTAATTCTTATCCACACGATGAGGAAAACACTGATGAGGACAGCAC CAATGTGCTTTCGAAATCTTTACCTGCAACTCTCCCGTCACATTTGCCTTACAGTGATGATTCTGATGTTGAACAAAACTACTTGGTCAAGTCGCTATCTAAGTCAAGAATAGAGGATGAAAGTTTTCAGCATAGACTAAATAGAAGCGATCATAGTTCAGAACGCCAAACATTGCGAAAATTATCAATTTCATCAGAAGATACAGCTCAAACACAGTCTGGGAACACATTGCGGAATATATTGATCGCATTAATATTAGGTTTTATAGCAGTAATGATTCACAAAATGCTTCCAAATATAACAAACAGCAGTCAAGATAAATCAACACAAACAGTCAATcatgataaaattatatttgaaaacaatatGAAGAACCTtcaggaaaaatataatattgatgaTAATTCTATTCTCAAGCTAAAAAcgg GTATATCAACAATATTCTCCAGAATGGATACTGGGTCCTTCATGTTTGTTTACAACAGTAAAACCAACAATTTCAATGCTGTTAGATTTGATAAATTCACTGATGAAGTTGCGTTTACTGCTGCAAGATATTTAC GTAACAATATCGCGTCAATACAGCACACAGTAGTTGAGAGTGCAGACCTCGACATGCAGGATCACGGCCAACTGATCACCAGGTACCGTGATGACGTCGACAGATCTGGCGTAATGCTGGTCAAAGAGATCGACTCTGTACCCTCACAGCTGGCCATGGCCTTCCATTACTATTGCGATGAGTATGATCCGGTCGTCAAGAGAAGTGCTATATTTTTCACACTGAATATGGCCAATTGCTCCAATACGGCAG AACTGAAGTCAACTCATGCTTTTATTGAGAAATGCCTAGCAAATAGGTGGAAGAATTTACCTCCTGAAAATGTAAGACCACTACTAACTAGAGTGGTGGATATTGTCATTGATGTAACCAGTGTCTTCTAA
- the LOC124642693 gene encoding uncharacterized protein LOC124642693 isoform X2, whose translation MNRDSPEGGGSTIRGRKSIHEYTISDQAIEIMGRYGIGNPSHQAERDVVDPGVDVVDNVMSKMARQTSPLTIRKKKIPRTNSYPHDEENTDEDSTDDSDVEQNYLVKSLSKSRIEDESFQHRLNRSDHSSERQTLRKLSISSEDTAQTQSGNTLRNILIALILGFIAVMIHKMLPNITNSSQDKSTQTVNHDKIIFENNMKNLQEKYNIDDNSILKLKTGISTIFSRMDTGSFMFVYNSKTNNFNAVRFDKFTDEVAFTAARYLRNNIASIQHTVVESADLDMQDHGQLITRYRDDVDRSGVMLVKEIDSVPSQLAMAFHYYCDEYDPVVKRSAIFFTLNMANCSNTAELKSTHAFIEKCLANRWKNLPPENVRPLLTRVVDIVIDVTSVF comes from the exons ATGAACAGAGACAGTCCAGAGGGG ggGGGTTCTACAATAAGGGGTAGGAAGAGCATTCATGAGTACACAATTAGTGATCAAGCAATCGAAATAATGGGAAGATATGGCATCGGCAATCCTAGCCACCAGGCTGAGAGAGATGTCGTGGACCCAGGAGTGGATGTGGTCGACAATGTGATGAG CAAAATGGCCCGTCAAACCAGTCCACTAACAAtacgaaagaaaaaaatacctcGAACTAATTCTTATCCACACGATGAGGAAAACACTGATGAGGACAGCAC TGATGATTCTGATGTTGAACAAAACTACTTGGTCAAGTCGCTATCTAAGTCAAGAATAGAGGATGAAAGTTTTCAGCATAGACTAAATAGAAGCGATCATAGTTCAGAACGCCAAACATTGCGAAAATTATCAATTTCATCAGAAGATACAGCTCAAACACAGTCTGGGAACACATTGCGGAATATATTGATCGCATTAATATTAGGTTTTATAGCAGTAATGATTCACAAAATGCTTCCAAATATAACAAACAGCAGTCAAGATAAATCAACACAAACAGTCAATcatgataaaattatatttgaaaacaatatGAAGAACCTtcaggaaaaatataatattgatgaTAATTCTATTCTCAAGCTAAAAAcgg GTATATCAACAATATTCTCCAGAATGGATACTGGGTCCTTCATGTTTGTTTACAACAGTAAAACCAACAATTTCAATGCTGTTAGATTTGATAAATTCACTGATGAAGTTGCGTTTACTGCTGCAAGATATTTAC GTAACAATATCGCGTCAATACAGCACACAGTAGTTGAGAGTGCAGACCTCGACATGCAGGATCACGGCCAACTGATCACCAGGTACCGTGATGACGTCGACAGATCTGGCGTAATGCTGGTCAAAGAGATCGACTCTGTACCCTCACAGCTGGCCATGGCCTTCCATTACTATTGCGATGAGTATGATCCGGTCGTCAAGAGAAGTGCTATATTTTTCACACTGAATATGGCCAATTGCTCCAATACGGCAG AACTGAAGTCAACTCATGCTTTTATTGAGAAATGCCTAGCAAATAGGTGGAAGAATTTACCTCCTGAAAATGTAAGACCACTACTAACTAGAGTGGTGGATATTGTCATTGATGTAACCAGTGTCTTCTAA
- the LOC124638071 gene encoding zinc finger and BTB domain-containing protein 7C-like isoform X2, whose product MKRAPLGKADPEPMEEEADTDEEEGNDESDESEESHDEDEEEDVPASYSPARNNNELEPDSLDDLNDGPDLNSSDQSALWPIQ is encoded by the exons ATGAAGCGTGCTCCACTAGGGAAAGCTGATCCTGAGCCCATGGAAGAAGAAGCGGATACTGATGAGGAAGAAG GTAATGACGAATCAGATGAATCTGAAGAGTCCCATGATGAAGATGAGGAGGAAGATGTTCCAGCATCATACTCCCCCGCTCGCAACAACAATGAGCTGGAGCCTGACAGTTTAGATGACCTCAATGATGGACCTGACCTCAATAGCTCTGATCAGAGCGCTCTTTGGCCCATACAGTAG
- the LOC124638071 gene encoding anaphase-promoting complex subunit 15B-like isoform X1: MNIPFPVLTPRLVDPLWFNADSPCDEETELSALEQANQHWLNSIGQQYMKRAPLGKADPEPMEEEADTDEEEGNDESDESEESHDEDEEEDVPASYSPARNNNELEPDSLDDLNDGPDLNSSDQSALWPIQ; this comes from the exons atgaaTATTCCTTTTCCAGTTTTAACTCCTCGTTTAGTGGACCCATTGTGGTTTAATGCTGATAGTCCTTGTGATGAAGAAACAGAATTATCCGCTTTAGAACAGGCGAATCAGCATTGG TTAAACTCAATAGGTCAGCAGTACATGAAGCGTGCTCCACTAGGGAAAGCTGATCCTGAGCCCATGGAAGAAGAAGCGGATACTGATGAGGAAGAAG GTAATGACGAATCAGATGAATCTGAAGAGTCCCATGATGAAGATGAGGAGGAAGATGTTCCAGCATCATACTCCCCCGCTCGCAACAACAATGAGCTGGAGCCTGACAGTTTAGATGACCTCAATGATGGACCTGACCTCAATAGCTCTGATCAGAGCGCTCTTTGGCCCATACAGTAG
- the LOC124638054 gene encoding uncharacterized protein LOC124638054, protein MFSYLCEYRIILFSCWIQTAISMALLNKNQMYTIAGEPEDVSEYILAKGYLPNDKDLPKTSILRSGDSDVTYLLSKLSDEELIKLLSEQPNKSEYNLKDIVKIASESKFAQNYKTVVDLPSKPLPVINEILENHNKNKRFQTISDRNKPQGAFFRLENKEVDPFPAKKGGDPRYEAVQKLNNLLYNRPSEIEPEDKDDVEEEKKELLFDVLVAQLKTLCCKRNKPTQKKDKTKLKLKALLNDIMPQATVTKPYVPEHKQSQSTMPNEQMFLIINDEVKSNGSDDGLISVDPESLGSNSSVMLLGPIATPLSEAQLKIVMMRITNELSKPEYTSLLQQISDGTLSDENIRLVNSLVSGPQTRRYIKPHRCNHQSKLAKVYGGPKWIVCTGYLNLNTPSRYD, encoded by the exons ATGTTTTCGTATCTTTGTGAATATAGGATAATATTATTCTCTTGTTGG ATACAAACAGCGATATCAATggcattattaaataaaaatcaaatgtaCACCATTGCCGGTGAGCCGGAGGATGTTTCAGAATACATATTAGCCAAAGGATATTTGCCAAATGACAAAGATTTACCAAAAACGTCTATCCTGAGAAGTGGTG atagcGACGTTACGTATCTTCTTTCAAAACTGTCTGATGAAGAGCTTATTAAACTCCTTAGCGAACAACCGAATAAGAGTGAATACAACTTAAAGGACATAGTCAAGATTGCTTCAGAATCGAAGTTTGCTCAAAACTACAAAACAGTTGTTGACTTACCAAGCAAACCTCTGCCTGTGATAAATGAGATATtagaaaatcataataaaaataagaggtTTCAAACGATTTCTGACAGGAATAAACCACAAGGGGCATTTTTTCGGTTAGAAAATAAAGAAGTCGACCCTTTTCCTGCTAAAAAAGGCGGGGACCCTCGGTATGAAGCTGTACAAAAACTGAACAATTTACTTTATAATCGTCCATCAGAAATCGAACCTGAAGATAAGGATGACGTCgaagaagaaaagaaagaactATTATTTGATGTTCTCGTAGCTCAATTAAAAACACTTTGTTGTAAAAGAAATAAGCCCACCCAGAAGAAGgacaaaactaaattgaaacTGAAAGCTTTATTAAATGATATAATGCCACAAGCAACAGTTACTAAACCTTACGTGCCGGAACATAAACAGTCACAAAGCACAATGCCTAATGAACAAATGTTCTTAATTATAAATGACGAAGTTAAGAGTAATGGTAGTGATGATGGGCTCATATCAGTCGATCCCGAGAGTCTCGGGTCAAATAGTAGTGTAATGTTGCTAGGCCCAATAGCAACACCTCTTTCAGAAGCCCAGCTAAAGATAGTG ATGATGCGTATTACAAATGAGTTGTCTAAACCAGAGTATACATCTCTTTTGCAACAAATATCAGATGGAACACTTAGTGATGAAAATATAAGGCTCGTGAATAGCTTGGTATCTGGACCACAGACACGAAGATATATCAAGCCTCACAGATGTAACCACCAATCTAAGCTTGCCAAAGTTTACGGAGGTCCTAAGTGGATAGTTTGTACAGGATATTTAAATTTGAATACGCCCAGCCGTTATGATTAA
- the LOC124638059 gene encoding DNA-3-methyladenine glycosylase 1-like, which translates to MAENKVLRCGWLTEDPLYIKYHDEEWGIPQYNSFALFEMLCLEGQQAGLSWLTILKKRESYRKCFFNFEPHKVSKLTEKDVDQLLKESGIIRHKGKIESIINNAKCYVQMENNNENFSDFIWSFVNKEPIVNHWKHYKDVPSETAMSIALSKSLKRKGFKFVGSKICYAFMQACGLVNDHVITCIRYNTKHSD; encoded by the coding sequence ATGGCAGAAAATAAAGTTCTACGGTGCGGATGGTTAACAGAAGATCCACTCTACATTAAATACCATGATGAAGAATGGGGTATTCCACAATATAACAGCTTTGCCTTGTTTGAAATGCTATGTTTAGAAGGACAACAAGCTGGCTTATCGTGgttaacaatattaaaaaaacgagAAAGTTACCGGAAGTGTTTCTTTAACTTCGAGCCTCACAAAGTGTCAAAATTAACGGAAAAGGATGTTGACCAACTTCTAAAAGAATCTGGCATAATAAGGCATAAAGGAAaaattgaatctataataaaCAACGCCAAGTGCTATGTACAAATGGAAAATAATAACGAAAATTTTTCTGATTTTATATGGAGCTTCGTAAACAAAGAGCCTATAGTAAATCATTGGAAACACTATAAAGATGTGCCATCTGAAACAGCGATGTCCATAGCATTATCCAAGTCTTTGAAAAGAAAAGGTTTTAAATTCGTCGGCTCAAAGATTTGTTATGCTTTCATGCAAGCGTGTGGCCTAGTAAATGATCATGTCATAACATGCATAAGATATAATACAAAGCATTCTGATTAA
- the LOC124638064 gene encoding nucleoside diphosphate kinase, with product MIATLLYLLIHLRRAGYTLIKVIMAENRERTFIMIKPDGVQRGLVGQIIERFEKKGFKLVGLKFVWPSEELLQKHYSDLASRPFFPGLVKYMSSGPVVPMVWEGLNAVKTGRQMLGATNPADSLPGTIRGDLCIQVGRNIIHGSDSVESANKEIALWFSEKEVVGWTPAAENWVYE from the coding sequence ATGATTGCCACTTTGCTCTACCTTTTAATCCATCTCAGACGCGCCGGCTACACGTTAATAAAAGTCATAATGGCGGAAAaccgtgaaagaactttcatcaTGATCAAACCCGACGGAGTCCAACGTGGACTTGTCGGCCAGATCATCGAGCGTTTTGAGAAGAAAGGATTCAAATTGGTTGGCCTGAAATTTGTTTGGCCCTCAGAAGAATTACTGCAAAAGCACTACAGTGACTTGGCGTCCAGGCCGTTCTTCCCTGGTCTAGTGAAGTACATGAGCTCCGGACCGGTTGTTCCAATGGTTTGGGAAGGCCTCAACGCCGTGAAGACCGGTCGTCAAATGCTTGGTGCTACAAACCCAGCCGACTCTTTACCCGGCACAATCCGTGGTGACCTCTGCATCCAAGTTGGCCGCAACATCATCCACGGGTCTGACAGTGTGGAGTCTGCTAACAAGGAAATCGCTCTGTGGTTCAGCGAAAAAGAAGTCGTCGGATGGACACCAGCTGCCGAGAACTGGGTCTACGAGTAA